A window of the Persephonella sp. genome harbors these coding sequences:
- a CDS encoding cupredoxin domain-containing protein, which translates to MKRSLLLLVSIFVLLSCTKTEEEPDRVVQIKVSKDGYNPDKISLKRGEVVLFKITALDDGISAGYGDDNIGHCFYIMPPYDVMVKNIKKGQTKEIKVKMVYPGDFLYTCPYCSGIFPTKGEIHVR; encoded by the coding sequence ATGAAAAGATCTCTCCTCCTACTGGTTAGTATTTTTGTTCTGCTATCCTGCACAAAGACAGAAGAAGAACCTGACAGAGTTGTTCAGATTAAGGTATCAAAGGACGGTTACAATCCCGATAAAATCAGTTTGAAAAGGGGAGAGGTTGTTCTGTTTAAGATAACAGCTCTTGACGATGGTATTAGTGCAGGTTACGGAGATGATAATATCGGACACTGCTTTTACATAATGCCCCCTTATGATGTTATGGTTAAGAATATAAAAAAGGGTCAGACTAAAGAGATTAAGGTAAAAATGGTTTATCCGGGAGACTTCTTATATACATGTCCCTACTGTTCAGGGATATTCCCAACAAAAGGTGAGATACATGTTAGATAG
- the coaE gene encoding dephospho-CoA kinase (Dephospho-CoA kinase (CoaE) performs the final step in coenzyme A biosynthesis.) → MLKVGLTGSIGTGKTTVLNLFKELGAYVISADQIVHQLLKRKDIKEKIKKEFGNVFTSEGEIDRKKLAQIVFKDEKKRKKLESIIHPEVFKELENFFKSVDKKDPDAVAVAEIPLMIETGSYKNYDIVIVVYAPEEIQIERLKKKGMKEDEILRRIRSQMPIDEKIKYADIVIKNTGSIDQLKKEVENVYKKLKNFSNTG, encoded by the coding sequence ATGCTTAAGGTAGGTTTAACAGGCTCTATCGGAACAGGAAAGACCACAGTTTTGAACCTGTTTAAAGAGCTTGGGGCGTATGTAATAAGTGCAGATCAGATCGTTCATCAGCTTTTAAAAAGGAAAGATATAAAAGAAAAAATCAAAAAAGAGTTTGGGAATGTTTTTACCTCTGAAGGCGAGATTGACCGTAAAAAACTTGCACAGATCGTTTTTAAAGATGAAAAAAAGAGAAAAAAACTTGAGTCTATAATACATCCGGAGGTTTTTAAAGAACTGGAAAACTTTTTTAAGAGTGTTGATAAAAAGGATCCTGATGCTGTAGCTGTAGCTGAAATTCCTTTGATGATAGAAACAGGAAGTTATAAAAATTACGATATTGTTATTGTTGTTTATGCTCCTGAAGAAATCCAGATAGAAAGATTAAAGAAAAAAGGTATGAAAGAAGATGAAATTCTCAGAAGGATAAGATCACAGATGCCTATTGATGAGAAGATAAAGTATGCAGATATTGTGATAAAAAATACCGGTTCTATAGACCAGTTAAAAAAAGAGGTGGAGAATGTTTACAAAAAGCTTAAAAACTTTTCTAATACTGGTTAG
- a CDS encoding methionine adenosyltransferase, translating into MANISIGRLDFPKVSEQPVEIVERKGTGHPDTICDALGEELSIALSKLYRQECGAIMHHNVDKALLIGGIAEPSFGGGSMISPIEIYLTGRAINEINGKRLPVEEIAIETAHNWLKENIPNLDVTKHVIIHPKLKPGSKDLVELFERFQLKGEIPLANDTSFGVGHAPFDDIETIVYEVERGLNSKQFKKDNPYLGEDIKVMGVRNGDNIRITIAAAFVDKYVKDVKDYLDKKEIVSNYAYSIAQKLTDRHVDIFVNTADDPENNSVYITVTGTSAEAGDDGQIGRGNRVNGLITPYRPMSLEAAAGKNPVSHIGKIYNTAATDMAERIVSEVEEVEEVYVYLVSQIGKPITEPQVCDIKLRVNRDIKGIEDKVRKIAQEELHNLPNTWQKFLERKFRLY; encoded by the coding sequence TTGGCAAATATTTCTATCGGAAGGTTGGATTTTCCCAAAGTGTCAGAGCAACCTGTTGAGATTGTAGAAAGGAAAGGAACTGGACACCCTGACACAATTTGTGATGCTCTTGGAGAAGAATTATCAATAGCACTATCAAAACTTTACAGACAAGAATGTGGAGCTATTATGCATCACAATGTTGATAAAGCTCTACTTATCGGGGGCATTGCTGAGCCATCTTTTGGCGGCGGATCTATGATTTCCCCAATAGAGATATATCTTACAGGGAGAGCTATAAATGAGATAAACGGAAAAAGGCTACCTGTTGAGGAGATTGCGATAGAAACAGCCCACAACTGGCTAAAAGAAAATATCCCTAACCTTGATGTTACAAAACATGTAATTATCCATCCAAAACTAAAGCCTGGAAGTAAGGATCTTGTTGAGCTTTTTGAGAGGTTTCAGCTAAAGGGAGAGATCCCCCTTGCTAATGATACTTCATTTGGGGTTGGTCATGCTCCTTTTGATGATATTGAAACAATTGTATATGAGGTTGAAAGGGGGTTAAACAGCAAACAGTTTAAAAAAGACAATCCTTATCTTGGTGAAGATATTAAAGTTATGGGTGTTAGAAACGGGGATAATATAAGAATAACTATCGCCGCTGCATTTGTTGATAAATATGTAAAAGATGTGAAAGATTACCTTGATAAGAAAGAAATAGTTTCTAATTATGCATATTCTATTGCTCAAAAGCTTACAGACAGACATGTTGATATCTTTGTAAATACAGCAGATGATCCTGAAAACAACTCTGTTTATATCACAGTTACAGGAACTTCAGCTGAAGCTGGAGACGACGGACAGATAGGGAGAGGAAACAGGGTAAATGGTTTGATAACACCTTACAGACCTATGAGTCTTGAGGCTGCAGCAGGAAAAAATCCTGTTTCACATATAGGAAAGATATACAATACAGCAGCAACCGATATGGCAGAAAGGATAGTTTCAGAAGTAGAGGAGGTAGAGGAGGTTTATGTTTATCTTGTCAGCCAGATAGGAAAACCTATAACAGAGCCTCAGGTGTGTGACATAAAACTTAGGGTTAACAGGGATATCAAAGGAATAGAAGATAAGGTAAGAAAGATAGCTCAGGAGGAGTTGCACAATCTTCCAAATACATGGCAGAAGTTTCTTGAAAGAAAATTCAGGCTTTATTAA
- the tilS gene encoding tRNA lysidine(34) synthetase TilS: MVEKKFLKAVKEFELIQKNDRLLVAFSGGVDSVVLAYLLLKLKNTLKISEIALAHLNHSLRGKESDKDQEFCQQFAKEKGLRIFSEKVNVKKVAKKEDLSIEEAARKVRYEFLRKIKEKEGFNKIATGHHLSDLIETMILWFIQGNKKGIKGFRPKDSSLIRPLYYITKDEIISYAEKNKLPYTVDKTNFKTDILRNKLRLNVIPLIKEINPSVEKSMLIESQLLQFDDDYLEMESVRFSQKFPSKEIKFSQIKNLHEALLYRILINWIKRETGIYPSYRKVLEILKTLKKKGEKRISLGKGYVLIKTYSGLIIETERKSCQIFYKIKPGEEILIKEAGIMLKSFITEKVNWRKMEDEKRFVCFDISEENPEFIIRNRKEGDKFLPFGKKTEKKLKDILIDLKIPKYMRDTIPLLEFRNKILWVIGHKRSGYYPVDEKSKKVICFEIKEV, encoded by the coding sequence ATGGTTGAGAAAAAATTCCTGAAAGCAGTCAAAGAGTTTGAACTTATCCAAAAAAACGATAGATTACTTGTGGCTTTTTCGGGGGGTGTTGATTCTGTTGTTCTCGCTTATCTTTTACTCAAGCTAAAAAATACTCTTAAAATATCAGAAATCGCACTTGCCCATCTCAATCACTCCTTAAGAGGAAAAGAGTCTGATAAGGATCAGGAATTTTGTCAGCAGTTTGCAAAAGAAAAAGGTCTGAGGATATTTTCAGAGAAAGTAAATGTCAAGAAAGTTGCAAAAAAAGAAGATCTTTCAATTGAAGAAGCTGCAAGAAAGGTTCGGTATGAGTTTTTAAGAAAAATTAAAGAAAAAGAAGGTTTCAATAAAATAGCAACAGGACATCATCTTTCTGATCTGATAGAGACAATGATCCTATGGTTTATTCAGGGCAACAAAAAAGGTATAAAAGGATTTAGACCAAAAGACAGCAGTCTAATAAGACCTCTTTATTACATAACAAAAGACGAGATAATCAGCTATGCAGAAAAAAATAAACTTCCCTATACAGTAGACAAAACTAATTTCAAAACAGATATATTAAGAAACAAACTGAGGCTGAATGTGATACCTCTTATAAAAGAGATAAATCCCTCTGTTGAAAAATCTATGCTTATTGAATCCCAACTTTTACAGTTTGATGATGACTACCTTGAGATGGAAAGCGTAAGATTTTCACAAAAATTTCCCAGTAAAGAGATAAAATTCTCCCAAATAAAAAACCTCCATGAAGCCTTACTTTATAGGATTTTGATAAACTGGATAAAAAGAGAAACTGGTATATATCCTTCATACAGAAAAGTTTTAGAAATTTTAAAAACATTAAAAAAGAAAGGAGAAAAAAGAATAAGCCTTGGAAAAGGTTATGTTCTAATAAAAACTTACTCAGGACTAATTATTGAAACAGAAAGGAAAAGCTGTCAAATTTTTTATAAAATAAAGCCAGGAGAAGAAATTTTAATAAAAGAAGCAGGTATAATGTTAAAAAGCTTTATAACTGAGAAGGTAAACTGGAGAAAAATGGAAGATGAAAAAAGGTTCGTATGCTTTGATATAAGTGAAGAAAATCCTGAATTCATAATCCGAAACAGAAAAGAAGGTGATAAGTTTTTACCCTTTGGGAAAAAAACAGAAAAGAAACTGAAAGATATCCTGATTGACCTTAAAATCCCAAAATATATGAGAGACACCATACCACTTCTTGAATTTAGGAATAAAATATTATGGGTGATAGGTCACAAAAGATCAGGCTATTACCCGGTAGATGAAAAAAGTAAAAAGGTTATCTGTTTTGAGATAAAGGAGGTTTGA
- the rpsT gene encoding 30S ribosomal protein S20 — MAHTRSARKRIRQAEKRRLLNRYHISRMKTAIKRINEALKNKDIETAEKLLPLAQKLAYRAAAKGAIHKNEAARRISRVARKINTAKQSLSQ, encoded by the coding sequence ATGGCTCATACCCGTTCAGCAAGAAAAAGAATAAGACAGGCAGAGAAAAGAAGGCTTCTCAACAGATACCACATATCAAGAATGAAAACTGCGATTAAGAGAATAAATGAAGCTCTCAAAAACAAAGATATAGAAACTGCAGAAAAATTACTTCCTCTTGCACAAAAACTCGCTTACAGAGCAGCTGCAAAAGGAGCAATCCACAAAAATGAGGCTGCCAGAAGAATATCAAGGGTTGCAAGGAAGATAAACACTGCAAAGCAATCCCTTTCCCAATAA
- the ftsH gene encoding ATP-dependent zinc metalloprotease FtsH, which yields MQLSRSILIWFLIGALMIFAFNMLGSRQMVENKLSFTEFIELVNDGKVEQATIKGEEIIAITKDGKKFETVIPEGYSKIYDILQENGVKIHVVPAERSGWLTTLLISWLPILLFIGLWIFMMRQMSGGSNRAFSFAKSKAKVYLEEKPNVKLDDVAGMDEVKEEVKEIIEYLKDPQRFQKLGGRAPKGVLFYGDPGVGKTLLAKAIAGEANVPFISISGSDFVEMFVGVGAARVRDLFETAKKHAPCLVFIDEIDAVGRARSGVGFGGGHDEREQTLNQLLVELDGFESGEGIIVIAATNRPDILDPALLRPGRFDRQISVPKPDVKGRYEILKVHVKKKKIPLDNDVDLMVIARGTPGFSGADLANIVNEAALLAARKRKDKVGMKEFEEAMDRIMMGLERKGMAITPDEKEKIAYHEVGHAIVSLMFKEADPLHKVSIIPRGMALGVTVNLPEEDRHIYSKKDLIARIHQLFGGRAAEEVFYGKDGITTGAENDLMRATELAYRIVASWGMTDELGPIHVQTARNNPFMPQQGPEISEETAKKIDEEVNKLLRDAYARTKEIIESYKDAITAVVELLLDKETITCDEMVAILEEYGVPVINKCRKSIVEVVSDSSAPEAPAGAIE from the coding sequence GTGCAGCTTTCAAGAAGCATTCTAATATGGTTTTTGATTGGGGCTTTAATGATATTCGCCTTTAACATGTTAGGCTCAAGGCAGATGGTTGAAAATAAACTATCTTTTACAGAGTTTATAGAACTGGTAAATGACGGAAAGGTTGAACAAGCCACAATAAAAGGTGAAGAAATTATAGCCATCACAAAAGACGGTAAAAAATTTGAAACCGTAATACCGGAAGGCTACAGCAAAATATACGACATACTTCAGGAAAACGGTGTAAAAATCCATGTTGTTCCTGCAGAAAGATCAGGCTGGCTCACAACACTTTTGATCTCATGGCTTCCCATACTGTTGTTTATCGGTCTGTGGATATTTATGATGCGTCAAATGTCAGGGGGCTCTAACAGGGCATTCTCATTTGCCAAATCCAAAGCAAAGGTTTATCTGGAAGAAAAACCTAATGTTAAACTTGATGATGTGGCTGGAATGGACGAGGTAAAAGAGGAAGTTAAAGAGATCATAGAATATCTTAAAGATCCCCAAAGGTTCCAGAAGCTTGGGGGTAGAGCTCCAAAAGGGGTTCTGTTTTACGGAGATCCCGGCGTTGGAAAAACACTTTTAGCAAAAGCTATAGCAGGAGAAGCAAATGTTCCGTTTATATCCATATCAGGTTCAGACTTTGTTGAGATGTTCGTTGGGGTAGGTGCTGCAAGGGTTAGAGATCTGTTTGAGACAGCAAAAAAGCATGCTCCCTGTCTTGTTTTCATAGATGAGATAGACGCTGTAGGTAGAGCAAGGAGTGGCGTAGGTTTTGGTGGTGGACATGATGAAAGGGAGCAAACCCTGAACCAGCTCCTTGTTGAGCTTGATGGGTTTGAGTCAGGAGAAGGGATCATTGTGATAGCAGCAACAAACAGACCTGACATATTAGACCCTGCACTGCTTAGACCTGGCAGGTTTGACAGACAGATCTCTGTTCCAAAACCTGATGTAAAAGGAAGATACGAGATATTAAAGGTTCATGTGAAAAAGAAAAAGATACCCCTTGATAATGATGTTGATTTAATGGTAATTGCGAGGGGAACCCCCGGATTTTCAGGTGCAGACCTTGCAAACATAGTAAATGAAGCTGCCCTTCTTGCTGCAAGGAAAAGAAAAGACAAAGTTGGCATGAAAGAGTTTGAAGAAGCTATGGACAGAATAATGATGGGTCTTGAAAGAAAAGGAATGGCGATTACCCCAGATGAAAAAGAGAAGATAGCTTACCATGAGGTTGGACATGCCATTGTCAGTCTTATGTTTAAGGAAGCTGATCCCCTCCACAAAGTATCAATAATACCAAGGGGTATGGCTTTAGGTGTAACGGTTAACCTTCCTGAAGAAGACAGGCATATATACTCCAAAAAAGACCTTATCGCAAGAATACACCAGCTATTTGGTGGAAGAGCAGCAGAAGAAGTATTCTACGGTAAAGACGGGATAACAACGGGGGCAGAAAATGATCTTATGAGGGCTACAGAACTTGCCTACAGAATTGTTGCATCTTGGGGTATGACAGATGAGCTGGGTCCAATCCATGTCCAGACAGCAAGGAACAACCCATTTATGCCCCAGCAGGGACCAGAGATAAGTGAAGAAACAGCTAAAAAGATTGATGAAGAAGTTAACAAACTTTTGAGAGATGCATATGCCAGAACAAAAGAGATAATAGAAAGCTACAAAGACGCAATTACAGCAGTTGTTGAGCTACTTCTTGACAAGGAAACGATAACATGTGATGAAATGGTTGCCATACTTGAGGAATACGGTGTTCCTGTAATTAATAAATGTAGAAAATCTATTGTGGAAGTTGTTTCTGACTCTTCAGCCCCTGAAGCACCGGCAGGAGCTATAGAATGA
- a CDS encoding TatD family hydrolase gives MIDTHAHLDMLKSEEDLYESIESLDYIITIGCDKEEIFKAVEISNRFENVYASVGYHPYDINDLTDRDIEILEDICRKNSKVVAVGETGLDYYRDITPKKLQWDFFEKQLELAKKLKLPVVIHSRSANEDTINILENHSPFPDSGVLHCFGGDLPMMEKAVEMGFYISFAGNITYPKADNLREVLRKTPLDRLLLETDSPFLSPQKKRGKSNKPSYIFYTLEFVSQFLDIPKEELEKITDQNALKLFKKIKKTANV, from the coding sequence ATGATAGACACACATGCTCACCTTGATATGCTTAAAAGCGAGGAAGACCTTTACGAAAGTATAGAAAGCCTTGACTACATAATAACTATAGGCTGTGATAAGGAAGAAATATTCAAGGCTGTAGAGATTTCAAACAGATTTGAAAATGTTTATGCATCTGTAGGCTACCACCCCTATGACATAAATGATCTCACAGATAGAGATATAGAAATCCTTGAAGATATCTGTAGAAAAAACAGTAAAGTTGTTGCTGTAGGGGAAACAGGTCTTGATTACTACAGGGATATAACCCCAAAAAAACTCCAGTGGGATTTTTTTGAAAAACAGCTTGAGCTTGCTAAAAAACTGAAACTACCTGTAGTTATACACTCAAGGAGTGCAAACGAAGACACAATAAATATCCTTGAAAACCACTCTCCATTTCCTGACTCAGGGGTGCTCCACTGTTTTGGCGGTGATCTGCCGATGATGGAAAAAGCTGTAGAAATGGGATTTTATATATCATTTGCAGGGAATATAACCTATCCAAAAGCTGACAATTTGAGGGAGGTTTTGAGAAAAACTCCTTTAGACAGGCTTTTGCTTGAAACAGACAGCCCGTTTTTATCCCCCCAGAAAAAAAGGGGAAAATCTAACAAACCTTCATACATATTCTACACACTTGAGTTTGTTTCCCAGTTTTTAGATATCCCCAAAGAAGAGCTTGAGAAAATAACTGATCAGAACGCTTTGAAACTGTTTAAAAAAATAAAAAAAACCGCTAATGTATAA